The DNA sequence GAATAAGTCCCACGTTGCCCGCACCAACGATTAGAACCTTGTCGCCTGGCTTCACCCCGTAGGTGTTCATGAGGGTCTGAATGGCTCCGGCGCCGTAGATTCCGGGCAGATCGTTGTTCTCAAAGGGAATCATCTTCTCCATCGCACCGGTGGCGACGATGACGGCCCTTCCACGGAACTCTATCAGCTCGCGGTTGTTTTTGACGGCCAGAACGAGCTTCTCATCTCCATCTTG is a window from the Thermococcus sp. MV5 genome containing:
- a CDS encoding FAD/NAD(P)-binding oxidoreductase, with the protein product QDGDEKLVLAVKNNRELIEFRGRAVIVATGAMEKMIPFENNDLPGIYGAGAIQTLMNTYGVKPGDKVLIVGAGNVGLILAYQLIQAGVEVKAIVEAMPKVGGYFVHAAKVRRLGVPILTRHTILRAEGKERVERAVVAQLD